One segment of Manihot esculenta cultivar AM560-2 chromosome 4, M.esculenta_v8, whole genome shotgun sequence DNA contains the following:
- the LOC110612999 gene encoding crossover junction endonuclease MUS81 isoform X6 has product MQNQKQVICPENEELVSYMLMKRQELAEKPKGIKENVDVILSKACNSVCSAKTPIKTLKDLSQIKCVGKWVLKLMQGFFDSGSGISEPEDFTKKVKRAKGAKRYVPQKNSVAYALLITLYRGTSNGSEFMRKQELIDAAEASGLSRASILPEKGKGKAAQFGSSPRDWYSGWSCMKTLISKGLVVKSSCPAKYMLTEQGKEAACECLLRSRLLDEGSTNVEVLSDLDVNIVSNLESALPDSTAPVISSSAVLRTKKKSSDVPLESLERFMRMGYTKEQVLDAFAAVSETSLNKEISSLWPAVLCHLREDQVYGLHSEPQTLRKGQVDLVGNQSVRMNLTADGGNMPNLHSVCYVPHASTLKTCSSSVCPAKKLSLGDLEANLNILSMPPLSLGERFEDVYEVILILDDREQFAIQGLVFGSMLSSTWSKYWKLIESICKEHKIKIVVRRLPVGDAIWIACQKYLHCEYVLDFIVERKKVDDLRSSIRDNRYKDQKLRLLRCGLKKLIYLVEGDPNSSEAAESIKTANSGRI; this is encoded by the exons ATGCAGAATCAGAAGCAGGTAATATGCCCCGAAAACGAAGAGCTTGTATCCTATATGTTGATGAAGAGGCAAGAATTGGCCGAAAAGCCCAAAGGGATAAAAGAAAACGTAGACGTGATTCTCTCTAAGGCTTGCAACAGTGTGTGCAGCGCAAAGACTCCAATCAAAACTCTCAAGGACTTATCTCAGATTAA GTGTGTAGGTAAATGGGTTCTCAAATTAATGCAAGGGTTTTTTGATAGTGGTTCAGGAATTTCTGAACCAGAAGACTTCACCAAAAAGG TTAAGAGAGCCAAGGGAGCAAAACGTTATGTGCCACAAAAAAATTCTGTTGCATATGCATTGTTGATTACCCTTTATAG GGGGACTTCCAATGGCAGTGAGTTTATGCGTAAACAGGAGCTTATTGATGCAGCCGAAGCGAGTGGGCTATCCAGGGCTTCTATTTT GCCGGAAAAAGGAAAAGGGAAAGCTGCACAATTTGGAAGTTCTCCTAGGGACTGGTACAGTGGATGGAGCTGCATGAAGACATTGATATCTAAAGGATTAGTTGTTAAATCAAGTTGCCCTGCAAA GTATATGCTGACTGAGCAAGGGAAGGAAGCAGCTTGTGAATGTCTTTTGAGATCTCGTCTGTTGGATGAGGGTTCAACTAATGTGGAAGTTCTTTCTGATTTGGACGTGAACATTGTATCTAATCTAGAGTCTGCTCTCCCTGATTCAACTGCACCAGTGATATCTTCATCTGCTGTTTTAAGAACGAAGAAGAAATCAAGTGATGTTCCTCTGGAATCTCTTGAAAGG TTTATGCGCATGGGATACACTAAGGAACAAGTACTTGATGCATTCGCTGCAGTTTCAGAAACTTCCTTGAACAAGGAGATCTCTTCACTCTGGCCGGCAGTTTTATGTCATCTTCGAGAGGATCAGGTTTATGGCCTCCATTCAGAACCTCAAACTCTGAGAAAGG GTCAAGTAGATCTTGTTGGTAATCAGAGTGTTAGGATGAATTTGACTGCTGATGGTGGAAATATGCCAAATTTGCATTCTGTCTGCTATGTACCTCATGCTTCTACCTTGAAAACTTGCTCATCATCT GTTTGTCCTGCAAAGAAGTTGAGCTTGGGTGACCTGGAAGCAAACTTGAACATTTTAAGCATGCCGCCTCTGAGCTTAGGGGAAAGATTTGAGGATGTGTATGAAGTAATACTGATACTGGATGACAGAGAGCAGTTTGCTATTCAGGGGTTGGTATTTGGAAGCATGCTTAGCTCCACTTG GTCAAAGTACTGGAAACTTATTGAGAGCATTTGCAAagaacataaaattaaaatagtg GTTAGGCGGTTGCCTGTTGGGGATGCAATCTGGATAGCTTGCCAGAAGTATCTGCACTGTGAATACGTGCTTGATTTTATTGTTGAGAGGAAAAAAGTTGATGACTTGCGCTCTTCGATCAGGGATAATCGCTATAAAGATCAGAAACTGAGGCTCCTG AGGTGTGGACTTAAGAAGCTGATATATCTTGTGGAAGGTGATCCAAATTCCTCTGAAGCAGCTGAAAGCATCAAAACAGC AAATTCTGGAAGGATTTGA
- the LOC110612999 gene encoding crossover junction endonuclease MUS81 isoform X4, which translates to MDLANRGTSNGSEFMRKQELIDAAEASGLSRASILPEKGKGKAAQFGSSPRDWYSGWSCMKTLISKGLVVKSSCPAKYMLTEQGKEAACECLLRSRLLDEGSTNVEVLSDLDVNIVSNLESALPDSTAPVISSSAVLRTKKKSSDVPLESLERFMRMGYTKEQVLDAFAAVSETSLNKEISSLWPAVLCHLREDQVYGLHSEPQTLRKGQVDLVGNQSVRMNLTADGGNMPNLHSVCYVPHASTLKTCSSSVCPAKKLSLGDLEANLNILSMPPLSLGERFEDVYEVILILDDREQFAIQGLVFGSMLSSTWSKYWKLIESICKEHKIKIVVRRLPVGDAIWIACQKYLHCEYVLDFIVERKKVDDLRSSIRDNRYKDQKLRLLRCGLKKLIYLVEGDPNSSEAAESIKTACFTTEILEGFDVQRTSCLRDTLKKYGYLTRSITQYYGAQLLDYEPKGAGICPTFDEFIKRCQDLEKMTVSDVFAIQLMQVPQVTEEIAISVLDLYPTIISLAHAYSLLDGDTSAQEEMLRKQSNNAINAAASRNIFRLVWGQ; encoded by the exons ATGGATCTTGCAAATAGGGGGACTTCCAATGGCAGTGAGTTTATGCGTAAACAGGAGCTTATTGATGCAGCCGAAGCGAGTGGGCTATCCAGGGCTTCTATTTT GCCGGAAAAAGGAAAAGGGAAAGCTGCACAATTTGGAAGTTCTCCTAGGGACTGGTACAGTGGATGGAGCTGCATGAAGACATTGATATCTAAAGGATTAGTTGTTAAATCAAGTTGCCCTGCAAA GTATATGCTGACTGAGCAAGGGAAGGAAGCAGCTTGTGAATGTCTTTTGAGATCTCGTCTGTTGGATGAGGGTTCAACTAATGTGGAAGTTCTTTCTGATTTGGACGTGAACATTGTATCTAATCTAGAGTCTGCTCTCCCTGATTCAACTGCACCAGTGATATCTTCATCTGCTGTTTTAAGAACGAAGAAGAAATCAAGTGATGTTCCTCTGGAATCTCTTGAAAGG TTTATGCGCATGGGATACACTAAGGAACAAGTACTTGATGCATTCGCTGCAGTTTCAGAAACTTCCTTGAACAAGGAGATCTCTTCACTCTGGCCGGCAGTTTTATGTCATCTTCGAGAGGATCAGGTTTATGGCCTCCATTCAGAACCTCAAACTCTGAGAAAGG GTCAAGTAGATCTTGTTGGTAATCAGAGTGTTAGGATGAATTTGACTGCTGATGGTGGAAATATGCCAAATTTGCATTCTGTCTGCTATGTACCTCATGCTTCTACCTTGAAAACTTGCTCATCATCT GTTTGTCCTGCAAAGAAGTTGAGCTTGGGTGACCTGGAAGCAAACTTGAACATTTTAAGCATGCCGCCTCTGAGCTTAGGGGAAAGATTTGAGGATGTGTATGAAGTAATACTGATACTGGATGACAGAGAGCAGTTTGCTATTCAGGGGTTGGTATTTGGAAGCATGCTTAGCTCCACTTG GTCAAAGTACTGGAAACTTATTGAGAGCATTTGCAAagaacataaaattaaaatagtg GTTAGGCGGTTGCCTGTTGGGGATGCAATCTGGATAGCTTGCCAGAAGTATCTGCACTGTGAATACGTGCTTGATTTTATTGTTGAGAGGAAAAAAGTTGATGACTTGCGCTCTTCGATCAGGGATAATCGCTATAAAGATCAGAAACTGAGGCTCCTG AGGTGTGGACTTAAGAAGCTGATATATCTTGTGGAAGGTGATCCAAATTCCTCTGAAGCAGCTGAAAGCATCAAAACAGC TTGTTTTACAACAGAAATTCTGGAAGGATTTGATGTCCAGAGAACAAGTTGCTTGCGTGATACCCTGAAGAAGTATGGTTATCTCACTCGGTCAATAACTCAATATTATGGGGCACAGCTGCTTGATTATGAGCCCAAAGGTGCTGGGATCTGTCCTACGTTTGATGAATTTATCAAAAGGTGCCAGGACCTGGAGAAAATGACGGTCAGTGATGTATTTGCCATTCAGCTCATGCAG GTTCCACAAGTAACAGAGGAAATTGCCATTTCCGTTCTAGATCTGTATCCAACCATCATATCTCTTGCCCATGCCTATTCTCTTCTT GATGGTGATACCAGTGCGCAAGAGGAGATGCTTCGGAAGCAGAGTAACAATGCTATTAATGCCGCTGCTAGTAGGAATATCTTCCGATTGGTTTGGGGGCAATGA
- the LOC110612999 gene encoding crossover junction endonuclease MUS81 isoform X2, whose amino-acid sequence MQNQKQVICPENEELVSYMLMKRQELAEKPKGIKENVDVILSKACNSVCSAKTPIKTLKDLSQIKCVGKWVLKLMQGFFDSGSGISEPEDFTKKVKRAKGAKRYVPQKNSVAYALLITLYRGTSNGSEFMRKQELIDAAEASGLSRASILPEKGKGKAAQFGSSPRDWYSGWSCMKTLISKGLVVKSSCPAKYMLTEQGKEAACECLLRSRLLDEGSTNVEVLSDLDVNIVSNLESALPDSTAPVISSSAVLRTKKKSSDVPLESLERFMRMGYTKEQVLDAFAAVSETSLNKEISSLWPAVLCHLREDQVYGLHSEPQTLRKGQVDLVGNQSVRMNLTADGGNMPNLHSVCYVPHASTLKTCSSSVCPAKKLSLGDLEANLNILSMPPLSLGERFEDVYEVILILDDREQFAIQGSKYWKLIESICKEHKIKIVVRRLPVGDAIWIACQKYLHCEYVLDFIVERKKVDDLRSSIRDNRYKDQKLRLLRCGLKKLIYLVEGDPNSSEAAESIKTACFTTEILEGFDVQRTSCLRDTLKKYGYLTRSITQYYGAQLLDYEPKGAGICPTFDEFIKRCQDLEKMTVSDVFAIQLMQVPQVTEEIAISVLDLYPTIISLAHAYSLLDGDTSAQEEMLRKQSNNAINAAASRNIFRLVWGQ is encoded by the exons ATGCAGAATCAGAAGCAGGTAATATGCCCCGAAAACGAAGAGCTTGTATCCTATATGTTGATGAAGAGGCAAGAATTGGCCGAAAAGCCCAAAGGGATAAAAGAAAACGTAGACGTGATTCTCTCTAAGGCTTGCAACAGTGTGTGCAGCGCAAAGACTCCAATCAAAACTCTCAAGGACTTATCTCAGATTAA GTGTGTAGGTAAATGGGTTCTCAAATTAATGCAAGGGTTTTTTGATAGTGGTTCAGGAATTTCTGAACCAGAAGACTTCACCAAAAAGG TTAAGAGAGCCAAGGGAGCAAAACGTTATGTGCCACAAAAAAATTCTGTTGCATATGCATTGTTGATTACCCTTTATAG GGGGACTTCCAATGGCAGTGAGTTTATGCGTAAACAGGAGCTTATTGATGCAGCCGAAGCGAGTGGGCTATCCAGGGCTTCTATTTT GCCGGAAAAAGGAAAAGGGAAAGCTGCACAATTTGGAAGTTCTCCTAGGGACTGGTACAGTGGATGGAGCTGCATGAAGACATTGATATCTAAAGGATTAGTTGTTAAATCAAGTTGCCCTGCAAA GTATATGCTGACTGAGCAAGGGAAGGAAGCAGCTTGTGAATGTCTTTTGAGATCTCGTCTGTTGGATGAGGGTTCAACTAATGTGGAAGTTCTTTCTGATTTGGACGTGAACATTGTATCTAATCTAGAGTCTGCTCTCCCTGATTCAACTGCACCAGTGATATCTTCATCTGCTGTTTTAAGAACGAAGAAGAAATCAAGTGATGTTCCTCTGGAATCTCTTGAAAGG TTTATGCGCATGGGATACACTAAGGAACAAGTACTTGATGCATTCGCTGCAGTTTCAGAAACTTCCTTGAACAAGGAGATCTCTTCACTCTGGCCGGCAGTTTTATGTCATCTTCGAGAGGATCAGGTTTATGGCCTCCATTCAGAACCTCAAACTCTGAGAAAGG GTCAAGTAGATCTTGTTGGTAATCAGAGTGTTAGGATGAATTTGACTGCTGATGGTGGAAATATGCCAAATTTGCATTCTGTCTGCTATGTACCTCATGCTTCTACCTTGAAAACTTGCTCATCATCT GTTTGTCCTGCAAAGAAGTTGAGCTTGGGTGACCTGGAAGCAAACTTGAACATTTTAAGCATGCCGCCTCTGAGCTTAGGGGAAAGATTTGAGGATGTGTATGAAGTAATACTGATACTGGATGACAGAGAGCAGTTTGCTATTCAGGG GTCAAAGTACTGGAAACTTATTGAGAGCATTTGCAAagaacataaaattaaaatagtg GTTAGGCGGTTGCCTGTTGGGGATGCAATCTGGATAGCTTGCCAGAAGTATCTGCACTGTGAATACGTGCTTGATTTTATTGTTGAGAGGAAAAAAGTTGATGACTTGCGCTCTTCGATCAGGGATAATCGCTATAAAGATCAGAAACTGAGGCTCCTG AGGTGTGGACTTAAGAAGCTGATATATCTTGTGGAAGGTGATCCAAATTCCTCTGAAGCAGCTGAAAGCATCAAAACAGC TTGTTTTACAACAGAAATTCTGGAAGGATTTGATGTCCAGAGAACAAGTTGCTTGCGTGATACCCTGAAGAAGTATGGTTATCTCACTCGGTCAATAACTCAATATTATGGGGCACAGCTGCTTGATTATGAGCCCAAAGGTGCTGGGATCTGTCCTACGTTTGATGAATTTATCAAAAGGTGCCAGGACCTGGAGAAAATGACGGTCAGTGATGTATTTGCCATTCAGCTCATGCAG GTTCCACAAGTAACAGAGGAAATTGCCATTTCCGTTCTAGATCTGTATCCAACCATCATATCTCTTGCCCATGCCTATTCTCTTCTT GATGGTGATACCAGTGCGCAAGAGGAGATGCTTCGGAAGCAGAGTAACAATGCTATTAATGCCGCTGCTAGTAGGAATATCTTCCGATTGGTTTGGGGGCAATGA
- the LOC110612999 gene encoding crossover junction endonuclease MUS81 isoform X3, which translates to MQNQKQVICPENEELVSYMLMKRQELAEKPKGIKENVDVILSKACNSVCSAKTPIKTLKDLSQIKCVGKWVLKLMQGFFDSGSGISEPEDFTKKVKRAKGAKRYVPQKNSVAYALLITLYRPEKGKGKAAQFGSSPRDWYSGWSCMKTLISKGLVVKSSCPAKYMLTEQGKEAACECLLRSRLLDEGSTNVEVLSDLDVNIVSNLESALPDSTAPVISSSAVLRTKKKSSDVPLESLERFMRMGYTKEQVLDAFAAVSETSLNKEISSLWPAVLCHLREDQVYGLHSEPQTLRKGQVDLVGNQSVRMNLTADGGNMPNLHSVCYVPHASTLKTCSSSVCPAKKLSLGDLEANLNILSMPPLSLGERFEDVYEVILILDDREQFAIQGLVFGSMLSSTWSKYWKLIESICKEHKIKIVVRRLPVGDAIWIACQKYLHCEYVLDFIVERKKVDDLRSSIRDNRYKDQKLRLLRCGLKKLIYLVEGDPNSSEAAESIKTACFTTEILEGFDVQRTSCLRDTLKKYGYLTRSITQYYGAQLLDYEPKGAGICPTFDEFIKRCQDLEKMTVSDVFAIQLMQVPQVTEEIAISVLDLYPTIISLAHAYSLLDGDTSAQEEMLRKQSNNAINAAASRNIFRLVWGQ; encoded by the exons ATGCAGAATCAGAAGCAGGTAATATGCCCCGAAAACGAAGAGCTTGTATCCTATATGTTGATGAAGAGGCAAGAATTGGCCGAAAAGCCCAAAGGGATAAAAGAAAACGTAGACGTGATTCTCTCTAAGGCTTGCAACAGTGTGTGCAGCGCAAAGACTCCAATCAAAACTCTCAAGGACTTATCTCAGATTAA GTGTGTAGGTAAATGGGTTCTCAAATTAATGCAAGGGTTTTTTGATAGTGGTTCAGGAATTTCTGAACCAGAAGACTTCACCAAAAAGG TTAAGAGAGCCAAGGGAGCAAAACGTTATGTGCCACAAAAAAATTCTGTTGCATATGCATTGTTGATTACCCTTTATAG GCCGGAAAAAGGAAAAGGGAAAGCTGCACAATTTGGAAGTTCTCCTAGGGACTGGTACAGTGGATGGAGCTGCATGAAGACATTGATATCTAAAGGATTAGTTGTTAAATCAAGTTGCCCTGCAAA GTATATGCTGACTGAGCAAGGGAAGGAAGCAGCTTGTGAATGTCTTTTGAGATCTCGTCTGTTGGATGAGGGTTCAACTAATGTGGAAGTTCTTTCTGATTTGGACGTGAACATTGTATCTAATCTAGAGTCTGCTCTCCCTGATTCAACTGCACCAGTGATATCTTCATCTGCTGTTTTAAGAACGAAGAAGAAATCAAGTGATGTTCCTCTGGAATCTCTTGAAAGG TTTATGCGCATGGGATACACTAAGGAACAAGTACTTGATGCATTCGCTGCAGTTTCAGAAACTTCCTTGAACAAGGAGATCTCTTCACTCTGGCCGGCAGTTTTATGTCATCTTCGAGAGGATCAGGTTTATGGCCTCCATTCAGAACCTCAAACTCTGAGAAAGG GTCAAGTAGATCTTGTTGGTAATCAGAGTGTTAGGATGAATTTGACTGCTGATGGTGGAAATATGCCAAATTTGCATTCTGTCTGCTATGTACCTCATGCTTCTACCTTGAAAACTTGCTCATCATCT GTTTGTCCTGCAAAGAAGTTGAGCTTGGGTGACCTGGAAGCAAACTTGAACATTTTAAGCATGCCGCCTCTGAGCTTAGGGGAAAGATTTGAGGATGTGTATGAAGTAATACTGATACTGGATGACAGAGAGCAGTTTGCTATTCAGGGGTTGGTATTTGGAAGCATGCTTAGCTCCACTTG GTCAAAGTACTGGAAACTTATTGAGAGCATTTGCAAagaacataaaattaaaatagtg GTTAGGCGGTTGCCTGTTGGGGATGCAATCTGGATAGCTTGCCAGAAGTATCTGCACTGTGAATACGTGCTTGATTTTATTGTTGAGAGGAAAAAAGTTGATGACTTGCGCTCTTCGATCAGGGATAATCGCTATAAAGATCAGAAACTGAGGCTCCTG AGGTGTGGACTTAAGAAGCTGATATATCTTGTGGAAGGTGATCCAAATTCCTCTGAAGCAGCTGAAAGCATCAAAACAGC TTGTTTTACAACAGAAATTCTGGAAGGATTTGATGTCCAGAGAACAAGTTGCTTGCGTGATACCCTGAAGAAGTATGGTTATCTCACTCGGTCAATAACTCAATATTATGGGGCACAGCTGCTTGATTATGAGCCCAAAGGTGCTGGGATCTGTCCTACGTTTGATGAATTTATCAAAAGGTGCCAGGACCTGGAGAAAATGACGGTCAGTGATGTATTTGCCATTCAGCTCATGCAG GTTCCACAAGTAACAGAGGAAATTGCCATTTCCGTTCTAGATCTGTATCCAACCATCATATCTCTTGCCCATGCCTATTCTCTTCTT GATGGTGATACCAGTGCGCAAGAGGAGATGCTTCGGAAGCAGAGTAACAATGCTATTAATGCCGCTGCTAGTAGGAATATCTTCCGATTGGTTTGGGGGCAATGA
- the LOC110612999 gene encoding crossover junction endonuclease MUS81 isoform X1 yields the protein MQNQKQVICPENEELVSYMLMKRQELAEKPKGIKENVDVILSKACNSVCSAKTPIKTLKDLSQIKCVGKWVLKLMQGFFDSGSGISEPEDFTKKVKRAKGAKRYVPQKNSVAYALLITLYRGTSNGSEFMRKQELIDAAEASGLSRASILPEKGKGKAAQFGSSPRDWYSGWSCMKTLISKGLVVKSSCPAKYMLTEQGKEAACECLLRSRLLDEGSTNVEVLSDLDVNIVSNLESALPDSTAPVISSSAVLRTKKKSSDVPLESLERFMRMGYTKEQVLDAFAAVSETSLNKEISSLWPAVLCHLREDQVYGLHSEPQTLRKGQVDLVGNQSVRMNLTADGGNMPNLHSVCYVPHASTLKTCSSSVCPAKKLSLGDLEANLNILSMPPLSLGERFEDVYEVILILDDREQFAIQGLVFGSMLSSTWSKYWKLIESICKEHKIKIVVRRLPVGDAIWIACQKYLHCEYVLDFIVERKKVDDLRSSIRDNRYKDQKLRLLRCGLKKLIYLVEGDPNSSEAAESIKTACFTTEILEGFDVQRTSCLRDTLKKYGYLTRSITQYYGAQLLDYEPKGAGICPTFDEFIKRCQDLEKMTVSDVFAIQLMQVPQVTEEIAISVLDLYPTIISLAHAYSLLDGDTSAQEEMLRKQSNNAINAAASRNIFRLVWGQ from the exons ATGCAGAATCAGAAGCAGGTAATATGCCCCGAAAACGAAGAGCTTGTATCCTATATGTTGATGAAGAGGCAAGAATTGGCCGAAAAGCCCAAAGGGATAAAAGAAAACGTAGACGTGATTCTCTCTAAGGCTTGCAACAGTGTGTGCAGCGCAAAGACTCCAATCAAAACTCTCAAGGACTTATCTCAGATTAA GTGTGTAGGTAAATGGGTTCTCAAATTAATGCAAGGGTTTTTTGATAGTGGTTCAGGAATTTCTGAACCAGAAGACTTCACCAAAAAGG TTAAGAGAGCCAAGGGAGCAAAACGTTATGTGCCACAAAAAAATTCTGTTGCATATGCATTGTTGATTACCCTTTATAG GGGGACTTCCAATGGCAGTGAGTTTATGCGTAAACAGGAGCTTATTGATGCAGCCGAAGCGAGTGGGCTATCCAGGGCTTCTATTTT GCCGGAAAAAGGAAAAGGGAAAGCTGCACAATTTGGAAGTTCTCCTAGGGACTGGTACAGTGGATGGAGCTGCATGAAGACATTGATATCTAAAGGATTAGTTGTTAAATCAAGTTGCCCTGCAAA GTATATGCTGACTGAGCAAGGGAAGGAAGCAGCTTGTGAATGTCTTTTGAGATCTCGTCTGTTGGATGAGGGTTCAACTAATGTGGAAGTTCTTTCTGATTTGGACGTGAACATTGTATCTAATCTAGAGTCTGCTCTCCCTGATTCAACTGCACCAGTGATATCTTCATCTGCTGTTTTAAGAACGAAGAAGAAATCAAGTGATGTTCCTCTGGAATCTCTTGAAAGG TTTATGCGCATGGGATACACTAAGGAACAAGTACTTGATGCATTCGCTGCAGTTTCAGAAACTTCCTTGAACAAGGAGATCTCTTCACTCTGGCCGGCAGTTTTATGTCATCTTCGAGAGGATCAGGTTTATGGCCTCCATTCAGAACCTCAAACTCTGAGAAAGG GTCAAGTAGATCTTGTTGGTAATCAGAGTGTTAGGATGAATTTGACTGCTGATGGTGGAAATATGCCAAATTTGCATTCTGTCTGCTATGTACCTCATGCTTCTACCTTGAAAACTTGCTCATCATCT GTTTGTCCTGCAAAGAAGTTGAGCTTGGGTGACCTGGAAGCAAACTTGAACATTTTAAGCATGCCGCCTCTGAGCTTAGGGGAAAGATTTGAGGATGTGTATGAAGTAATACTGATACTGGATGACAGAGAGCAGTTTGCTATTCAGGGGTTGGTATTTGGAAGCATGCTTAGCTCCACTTG GTCAAAGTACTGGAAACTTATTGAGAGCATTTGCAAagaacataaaattaaaatagtg GTTAGGCGGTTGCCTGTTGGGGATGCAATCTGGATAGCTTGCCAGAAGTATCTGCACTGTGAATACGTGCTTGATTTTATTGTTGAGAGGAAAAAAGTTGATGACTTGCGCTCTTCGATCAGGGATAATCGCTATAAAGATCAGAAACTGAGGCTCCTG AGGTGTGGACTTAAGAAGCTGATATATCTTGTGGAAGGTGATCCAAATTCCTCTGAAGCAGCTGAAAGCATCAAAACAGC TTGTTTTACAACAGAAATTCTGGAAGGATTTGATGTCCAGAGAACAAGTTGCTTGCGTGATACCCTGAAGAAGTATGGTTATCTCACTCGGTCAATAACTCAATATTATGGGGCACAGCTGCTTGATTATGAGCCCAAAGGTGCTGGGATCTGTCCTACGTTTGATGAATTTATCAAAAGGTGCCAGGACCTGGAGAAAATGACGGTCAGTGATGTATTTGCCATTCAGCTCATGCAG GTTCCACAAGTAACAGAGGAAATTGCCATTTCCGTTCTAGATCTGTATCCAACCATCATATCTCTTGCCCATGCCTATTCTCTTCTT GATGGTGATACCAGTGCGCAAGAGGAGATGCTTCGGAAGCAGAGTAACAATGCTATTAATGCCGCTGCTAGTAGGAATATCTTCCGATTGGTTTGGGGGCAATGA
- the LOC110612999 gene encoding crossover junction endonuclease MUS81 isoform X5, producing MRKQELIDAAEASGLSRASILPEKGKGKAAQFGSSPRDWYSGWSCMKTLISKGLVVKSSCPAKYMLTEQGKEAACECLLRSRLLDEGSTNVEVLSDLDVNIVSNLESALPDSTAPVISSSAVLRTKKKSSDVPLESLERFMRMGYTKEQVLDAFAAVSETSLNKEISSLWPAVLCHLREDQVYGLHSEPQTLRKGQVDLVGNQSVRMNLTADGGNMPNLHSVCYVPHASTLKTCSSSVCPAKKLSLGDLEANLNILSMPPLSLGERFEDVYEVILILDDREQFAIQGLVFGSMLSSTWSKYWKLIESICKEHKIKIVVRRLPVGDAIWIACQKYLHCEYVLDFIVERKKVDDLRSSIRDNRYKDQKLRLLRCGLKKLIYLVEGDPNSSEAAESIKTACFTTEILEGFDVQRTSCLRDTLKKYGYLTRSITQYYGAQLLDYEPKGAGICPTFDEFIKRCQDLEKMTVSDVFAIQLMQVPQVTEEIAISVLDLYPTIISLAHAYSLLDGDTSAQEEMLRKQSNNAINAAASRNIFRLVWGQ from the exons ATGCGTAAACAGGAGCTTATTGATGCAGCCGAAGCGAGTGGGCTATCCAGGGCTTCTATTTT GCCGGAAAAAGGAAAAGGGAAAGCTGCACAATTTGGAAGTTCTCCTAGGGACTGGTACAGTGGATGGAGCTGCATGAAGACATTGATATCTAAAGGATTAGTTGTTAAATCAAGTTGCCCTGCAAA GTATATGCTGACTGAGCAAGGGAAGGAAGCAGCTTGTGAATGTCTTTTGAGATCTCGTCTGTTGGATGAGGGTTCAACTAATGTGGAAGTTCTTTCTGATTTGGACGTGAACATTGTATCTAATCTAGAGTCTGCTCTCCCTGATTCAACTGCACCAGTGATATCTTCATCTGCTGTTTTAAGAACGAAGAAGAAATCAAGTGATGTTCCTCTGGAATCTCTTGAAAGG TTTATGCGCATGGGATACACTAAGGAACAAGTACTTGATGCATTCGCTGCAGTTTCAGAAACTTCCTTGAACAAGGAGATCTCTTCACTCTGGCCGGCAGTTTTATGTCATCTTCGAGAGGATCAGGTTTATGGCCTCCATTCAGAACCTCAAACTCTGAGAAAGG GTCAAGTAGATCTTGTTGGTAATCAGAGTGTTAGGATGAATTTGACTGCTGATGGTGGAAATATGCCAAATTTGCATTCTGTCTGCTATGTACCTCATGCTTCTACCTTGAAAACTTGCTCATCATCT GTTTGTCCTGCAAAGAAGTTGAGCTTGGGTGACCTGGAAGCAAACTTGAACATTTTAAGCATGCCGCCTCTGAGCTTAGGGGAAAGATTTGAGGATGTGTATGAAGTAATACTGATACTGGATGACAGAGAGCAGTTTGCTATTCAGGGGTTGGTATTTGGAAGCATGCTTAGCTCCACTTG GTCAAAGTACTGGAAACTTATTGAGAGCATTTGCAAagaacataaaattaaaatagtg GTTAGGCGGTTGCCTGTTGGGGATGCAATCTGGATAGCTTGCCAGAAGTATCTGCACTGTGAATACGTGCTTGATTTTATTGTTGAGAGGAAAAAAGTTGATGACTTGCGCTCTTCGATCAGGGATAATCGCTATAAAGATCAGAAACTGAGGCTCCTG AGGTGTGGACTTAAGAAGCTGATATATCTTGTGGAAGGTGATCCAAATTCCTCTGAAGCAGCTGAAAGCATCAAAACAGC TTGTTTTACAACAGAAATTCTGGAAGGATTTGATGTCCAGAGAACAAGTTGCTTGCGTGATACCCTGAAGAAGTATGGTTATCTCACTCGGTCAATAACTCAATATTATGGGGCACAGCTGCTTGATTATGAGCCCAAAGGTGCTGGGATCTGTCCTACGTTTGATGAATTTATCAAAAGGTGCCAGGACCTGGAGAAAATGACGGTCAGTGATGTATTTGCCATTCAGCTCATGCAG GTTCCACAAGTAACAGAGGAAATTGCCATTTCCGTTCTAGATCTGTATCCAACCATCATATCTCTTGCCCATGCCTATTCTCTTCTT GATGGTGATACCAGTGCGCAAGAGGAGATGCTTCGGAAGCAGAGTAACAATGCTATTAATGCCGCTGCTAGTAGGAATATCTTCCGATTGGTTTGGGGGCAATGA